The Streptococcus parasanguinis genomic sequence ATGGAGCATCTGATACATTGGGTCACATCTCTAAAACCGTTGGCTTAAATGTACCAAACATGGCCAAAATCGGTCTTGGAAATATTCCTCGTGAAGTACCATTGAAGACGGTGCCAGCTGAAAGCAACCCAACTGGGTATGCGACAAAATTGCAAGAAGTCTCTCTTGGGAAAGACACCATGACTGGTCACTGGGAAATCATGGGGCTCAACATTACAGAACCTTTTGATACTTTCTGGAATGGTTTCCCTGAAGAAATTTTGACTAAAATTGAAGAATTCTCAGGACGTAAGGTCATCCGTGAAGCTAACAAGCCTTATTCTGGTACAGCGGTGATCGATGACTTTGGACCACGTCAAATGGAAACTGGTGAGTTGATCATCTATACGTCAGCAGACCCTGTCCTTCAAATCGCAGCTCACGAAGACGTCATTCCTTTGGATGAACTCTACCGTATTTGTGAATACGCTCGTTCCATCACTTTGGAACGTCCAGCTCTTCTAGGACGTATCATTGCCCGCCCTTATGTTGGGGAACCAGGCAACTTCACACGGACAGCCAACCGTCGTGACTTGGCTGTTTCACCATTTGCGCCAACTGTTTTGGACAAGTTGAACGAAGCAGGTATCGATACTTATGCAGTTGGTAAGATCAACGATATCTTTAACGGAGCTGGCATTAACCACGATATGGGCCACAACAAATCAAATAGCCACGGTATGGATACCTTGATTAAGACCATGGGACTTCCTGAATTCCAAGAAGGGTTCTCATTTACCAACTTGGTAGACTTTGATGCTCTTTATGGTCACCGTCGCAATGCTCACGGCTACCGCGATTGCTTGCATGAATTTGACGAACGCTTGCCAGAAATCATTGCAGTCATGCGTGAAGATGACCTCTTGATGATCACTGCAGACCACGGGAATGACCCAACTTACGCTGGTACAGACCATACGCGTGAATACATCCCATTCTTGGCTTATAGCCCATCCTTCAAGGGCAATGGTGTGATTCCAGTCGGACATTTCTCTGATATCTCTGCGACAA encodes the following:
- a CDS encoding phosphopentomutase, with protein sequence MSKFKRMHLVVLDSVGIGAAPDANNFVNAGVPDGASDTLGHISKTVGLNVPNMAKIGLGNIPREVPLKTVPAESNPTGYATKLQEVSLGKDTMTGHWEIMGLNITEPFDTFWNGFPEEILTKIEEFSGRKVIREANKPYSGTAVIDDFGPRQMETGELIIYTSADPVLQIAAHEDVIPLDELYRICEYARSITLERPALLGRIIARPYVGEPGNFTRTANRRDLAVSPFAPTVLDKLNEAGIDTYAVGKINDIFNGAGINHDMGHNKSNSHGMDTLIKTMGLPEFQEGFSFTNLVDFDALYGHRRNAHGYRDCLHEFDERLPEIIAVMREDDLLMITADHGNDPTYAGTDHTREYIPFLAYSPSFKGNGVIPVGHFSDISATIAENFGVEKAMIGESFLDKLN